In a genomic window of Myxococcaceae bacterium JPH2:
- a CDS encoding ABC transporter permease, translating into MGASTVRRSMGRILAIAGKEVLHIRRDPRTLYLALAMPVVMLVLFGYGISFDVDHLDLAVVDQDRTWASRELVRQFTASEEFVVGTESPSTEQALRDARRGRAVAVLVLPKGFARDVSSGGAQVQLLVDGADGNTATQVLAKAQALVQVASTRLAGAGAPIPAPPVEVRIRTLFNPAGRSALFVVPGLAAYLLAIVAVLMTALTVAREWERGSMEQLFATPVGRMEIVVGKLLPYLCIGLAQVLLVLTAGAWVFSVPIRGSLPVLGLGALLFLIGMLGQGLLISVVTRNQVVATQVATLTSMLPSMLLSGFIFPISNLPAPLRALSTLIPARYFVSVLRGVLLRGNGLEVLWPQLGALALFALLILTVAMARFQRRLD; encoded by the coding sequence ATGGGTGCTTCGACTGTCCGTCGCTCGATGGGTCGCATCCTCGCCATCGCGGGCAAGGAGGTGCTGCACATCCGCCGCGACCCCCGCACGCTCTACCTCGCGCTGGCCATGCCCGTGGTGATGCTGGTGCTGTTCGGGTACGGCATCAGCTTCGACGTGGACCACCTGGACCTGGCGGTGGTGGACCAGGACCGGACGTGGGCCTCGCGCGAGCTGGTGCGCCAGTTCACCGCCTCCGAGGAGTTCGTGGTCGGCACCGAGAGCCCGTCAACGGAGCAGGCGCTGCGTGACGCTCGGCGAGGCCGCGCTGTCGCGGTGCTGGTTCTGCCCAAGGGCTTCGCGCGGGACGTGTCCTCAGGAGGCGCCCAGGTGCAGCTCCTGGTGGACGGCGCGGACGGCAACACCGCCACGCAGGTGCTCGCCAAGGCACAGGCGCTCGTCCAGGTCGCGAGCACCCGACTGGCTGGCGCGGGCGCGCCCATCCCCGCCCCTCCGGTGGAGGTGCGGATCCGCACGCTGTTCAATCCGGCGGGACGCTCGGCGCTGTTCGTCGTGCCGGGGCTGGCGGCGTATCTCCTGGCCATCGTCGCGGTGCTCATGACGGCGCTCACGGTGGCGCGGGAGTGGGAGCGCGGCTCGATGGAGCAGCTCTTCGCCACGCCCGTGGGACGGATGGAGATCGTCGTGGGCAAGCTGCTGCCGTACCTGTGCATCGGGCTCGCGCAGGTGCTGCTGGTGCTCACCGCGGGCGCGTGGGTGTTCAGCGTTCCCATTCGAGGCAGCCTGCCCGTGCTCGGCTTGGGGGCGCTGTTGTTCCTCATCGGAATGCTGGGCCAGGGGTTGCTCATCTCGGTGGTGACGCGCAATCAGGTGGTGGCGACCCAGGTGGCGACGCTGACGTCCATGCTGCCCTCGATGCTCCTGTCGGGCTTCATCTTCCCCATCTCCAACCTGCCCGCACCGCTGCGGGCACTGAGCACGCTCATCCCCGCGCGCTACTTCGTCAGCGTGCTGCGCGGCGTGCTGCTGCGCGGCAACGGGCTGGAGGTGTTGTGGCCCCAGCTCGGGGCGCTCGCCCTCTTCGCGCTGCTCATCCTCACCGTGGCCATGGCGCGCTTCCAGCGCCGGCTCGACTGA
- a CDS encoding ABC transporter permease — translation MHPLLVQYRAVVVKEVRQTVRDRRVMALLTIAPLMQLFVLGFAVNFDVRRVPTAVVDRSQTVESREHARTLLAGDTLQLTAEPHDERAAATLLEDGAASVALVFPPSFEKDLLRGDGAWVQALVDGSDPVRSSVAVDAVARHAAARAATLGQERARRFGSEPPHPTVTLESRVLYNPALETAVYVVPGIAAMLLLIVTTIIMSMGLARERETGTLEQLQVTPLRSSVLMLGKVTPFLLVGLVDVGLALCVGTWVFGVPLRGSLLLVALATLLYLMSTLGVGLLIATASRTQQQAFVGGFLFMLPAVLLSGVMTSLRAMPDWLVWITWLNPVRHYAEVLRGVLLKGAGLSDLWPQFLLLSGFGVLMLGIATRRFHKTAA, via the coding sequence ATGCATCCGCTCCTCGTGCAGTACCGCGCGGTGGTGGTGAAGGAGGTCCGGCAGACGGTGCGCGACCGGCGCGTCATGGCGCTGCTGACCATCGCACCGCTGATGCAGCTCTTCGTGCTGGGGTTCGCCGTCAACTTCGACGTGCGGCGCGTTCCCACCGCCGTGGTCGATCGCAGTCAGACCGTGGAGAGCCGCGAGCACGCCCGCACCCTGCTGGCGGGAGACACCCTGCAACTGACAGCGGAGCCACACGATGAGCGGGCCGCCGCGACACTCCTGGAGGATGGCGCGGCCTCGGTGGCGCTCGTCTTCCCGCCGTCCTTCGAGAAGGACCTGCTGCGCGGCGATGGCGCCTGGGTGCAAGCCCTGGTGGATGGCTCGGATCCGGTGCGTTCGAGCGTGGCCGTGGACGCGGTGGCTCGGCACGCCGCCGCGCGGGCCGCGACCCTGGGCCAGGAGCGGGCACGGCGCTTCGGCAGCGAACCTCCCCATCCCACGGTCACGCTGGAGTCGCGCGTCCTCTACAACCCGGCCCTGGAGACCGCGGTGTACGTGGTGCCCGGCATCGCCGCGATGCTGCTGCTCATCGTCACCACCATCATCATGTCCATGGGACTGGCGCGTGAGCGCGAGACGGGCACGCTGGAGCAGCTCCAGGTGACGCCCCTGCGCTCCAGCGTGTTGATGCTGGGCAAGGTGACGCCGTTCCTGCTCGTGGGGCTCGTGGATGTGGGGCTGGCGCTGTGCGTGGGCACGTGGGTGTTCGGCGTGCCGCTGCGCGGAAGCCTGTTGCTGGTGGCGCTGGCCACCCTGCTCTACCTGATGTCCACCTTGGGTGTGGGGCTGCTCATCGCGACGGCCAGCCGCACGCAGCAGCAGGCCTTCGTCGGCGGCTTCCTCTTCATGCTCCCGGCGGTGCTGTTGTCCGGCGTGATGACGTCGCTGCGCGCGATGCCGGACTGGCTCGTGTGGATCACCTGGCTCAATCCGGTGCGCCACTACGCCGAAGTGTTGCGCGGTGTGCTCCTCAAGGGAGCGGGCCTCTCCGACCTGTGGCCACAGTTCCTCCTGCTCTCAGGTTTTGGAGTGCTGATGCTGGGCATTGCGACCCGTCGATTCCACAAGACCGCCGCGTAG
- a CDS encoding PAS domain-containing protein yields MVSRPPPGLVRPTVAPPASSQDDILRYISESSDDLIAALDTGFRFVAFNPAYARTFEQLFGVAIAVGMDLRAAIQHPADRANAEAAWARALQGEAYTLVSDFGELRRLRRTYEIVFRPLCDAAGTRQGAFHIARDVTEREQAQAEVRQLTAKLERRVRERTSRWKSTSRELARERSLMIQTLDRVTDAFFAVDRDWRLTYMNQHAERLMRRSRETLLGRELWTAFPELVGGAFERSYRRALAEQRTLVFEEFYPSLDSWFEVRAYPSDEGLSVFFRDIGERKRAELHLRDSERFMRSVLGALSSDHEDARVRRAAMEAQRLLAREEAARKEAEASREAMVAALERIEDGFVACDLSWRFTYVNQHAEAHIGRPRGSLLGRYVWEAFPAAVGSPLDHLLRRAAQTQRVQEEELPSSISDRWLRVVVHPSPEGLSFYFRDVTARRVAQQELRRSEAKLSGIIAMALDAIIVVDASQRIQLFNEGARRIFGYAPEEVLGQPLDVLLPEASRTRHREFVQRFSEQSGAPSRGMGERAGILGRRKNGEVFPAEASISRLDLDDGRVMVAMLRDVTARRNAERRQHFLAEAGAAITHTLDWEDTARAIARLAVPLLADGCAVVARDTEGKVEPCTEVAARSPALSALLRAAVARPPRGALGGVVEHALSTGEAVRWDAPAGDASGVVSVLAAPLVAHERTVGVLLAAVGPGRRYDADDLALAREFARRAALAMENARLYRASREAISVRDEMLGIVSHDLRSPLGAISLLCRVTARHLPPGEPGERGREGLEKIRRVTVGMNRLIEDLLEVARLESGHSPLDAERLEVPGLLAQVVELNEPLATSQGLTLRVSMEGKDSAVWADRGRVLRVFQNLLDNAIKFTPRGGSLLLRAEPWGDFMRFSVSDTGPGIEPAALPHVFDRFWQARHARKAGAGLGLAIVKSVVEAHGGLVKVESPPGQGATFAFTLPLATPQPPAQASV; encoded by the coding sequence ATGGTCTCGCGACCGCCGCCGGGGCTTGTGCGGCCGACGGTGGCTCCACCGGCGTCATCCCAGGACGACATCCTCCGGTACATCTCGGAGAGCAGCGATGACCTCATCGCCGCCCTGGATACCGGCTTTCGCTTCGTCGCCTTCAATCCCGCCTACGCTCGGACCTTCGAGCAGCTCTTCGGCGTCGCCATCGCGGTGGGCATGGACCTGCGCGCGGCGATCCAGCACCCGGCGGATCGGGCCAACGCCGAGGCCGCCTGGGCTCGCGCGCTCCAGGGCGAGGCCTACACCCTCGTCTCCGATTTCGGGGAGCTGCGCCGCCTGCGCCGCACCTATGAAATCGTGTTCCGGCCGCTCTGTGATGCCGCCGGCACGCGGCAGGGGGCCTTCCACATCGCCCGGGACGTGACCGAGCGAGAACAGGCTCAGGCGGAGGTCCGGCAGCTCACCGCGAAGCTGGAGCGCCGCGTCCGGGAGCGCACGTCGCGCTGGAAGTCCACGTCCCGCGAACTCGCGCGGGAGCGCTCCCTGATGATCCAGACGCTGGACCGCGTCACCGATGCGTTCTTCGCGGTCGATCGGGACTGGCGCCTGACGTACATGAACCAGCACGCGGAGCGCCTCATGCGCCGAAGCCGCGAGACGCTGCTGGGCCGCGAGCTGTGGACAGCGTTCCCGGAGCTGGTGGGCGGCGCGTTCGAGCGCAGCTACCGGCGCGCCCTGGCCGAGCAGCGCACCCTCGTGTTCGAGGAGTTCTATCCCTCGCTCGACTCGTGGTTCGAGGTGCGGGCGTACCCCTCCGATGAGGGCCTGTCCGTCTTCTTCCGCGACATCGGCGAGCGCAAGCGCGCCGAGCTGCACCTGCGAGACTCGGAGCGCTTCATGCGCTCGGTGCTGGGCGCGCTCTCCTCGGACCACGAGGACGCGCGCGTGCGCCGCGCCGCGATGGAGGCCCAGCGACTGCTCGCGCGCGAGGAGGCGGCCCGCAAGGAGGCGGAGGCCTCGCGCGAGGCCATGGTCGCGGCGCTCGAGCGCATCGAGGACGGCTTCGTCGCGTGCGACCTCTCCTGGCGCTTCACCTACGTGAACCAGCACGCCGAGGCCCACATCGGGCGCCCTCGCGGCTCACTCCTGGGGCGCTACGTCTGGGAGGCGTTCCCGGCGGCGGTGGGCTCGCCGTTGGACCACCTGCTGCGTCGGGCGGCGCAGACCCAGCGGGTCCAGGAAGAGGAGCTGCCCTCGTCCATCTCCGACCGGTGGCTGCGCGTCGTGGTCCACCCGTCGCCCGAGGGACTGTCGTTCTACTTCCGCGATGTCACCGCGCGTCGCGTGGCACAGCAGGAACTGCGGCGCTCCGAGGCGAAGCTGTCCGGCATCATCGCCATGGCCCTGGATGCCATCATCGTGGTGGACGCAAGCCAGCGCATCCAGCTCTTCAACGAGGGCGCGCGCCGCATCTTCGGCTATGCCCCCGAGGAGGTCCTCGGACAGCCGCTGGATGTCCTGCTTCCGGAGGCGTCGCGCACGCGCCACCGCGAGTTCGTGCAGCGCTTCAGCGAGCAGTCAGGCGCGCCCTCACGGGGCATGGGCGAGCGGGCGGGAATCCTCGGCCGGCGCAAGAACGGCGAGGTGTTTCCCGCCGAGGCATCCATCTCCCGGCTGGACCTGGATGACGGACGGGTGATGGTCGCCATGCTTCGCGACGTCACCGCCCGGCGCAACGCGGAGCGACGGCAGCACTTCCTCGCGGAGGCCGGAGCCGCCATCACCCACACGCTGGATTGGGAGGACACCGCGCGGGCCATCGCGAGGCTCGCCGTGCCGCTGCTGGCGGATGGCTGCGCGGTGGTGGCGCGCGACACCGAGGGCAAGGTCGAGCCTTGCACCGAGGTGGCGGCGAGGAGCCCGGCGCTCAGCGCGCTCTTGCGTGCGGCCGTGGCGCGGCCTCCTCGGGGCGCGCTGGGCGGAGTGGTGGAGCACGCGCTGTCGACGGGCGAGGCCGTGCGGTGGGACGCGCCCGCGGGCGATGCCTCGGGGGTGGTGTCGGTGCTGGCCGCGCCGCTCGTGGCGCACGAGCGCACGGTGGGCGTGCTGCTGGCCGCGGTGGGGCCGGGCCGGCGCTATGACGCGGACGACCTCGCGCTCGCGCGGGAGTTCGCCCGCCGTGCCGCGCTGGCCATGGAGAACGCGCGCCTGTACCGCGCCTCGCGCGAGGCCATCAGCGTGCGGGACGAGATGCTCGGCATCGTGTCACACGACCTGCGCTCGCCCCTGGGCGCCATCTCGCTCCTGTGTCGCGTGACGGCGCGGCACCTGCCACCGGGTGAGCCCGGCGAGCGCGGACGCGAGGGGCTGGAGAAGATCCGCCGCGTGACGGTGGGGATGAACCGGCTCATCGAGGACTTGCTGGAGGTGGCTCGGCTGGAGTCGGGACACTCGCCCTTGGATGCCGAGCGCCTGGAGGTCCCGGGGCTCCTGGCCCAGGTGGTGGAACTCAACGAGCCCCTCGCCACCAGCCAGGGCCTGACGTTGCGCGTGTCGATGGAGGGCAAGGACTCCGCGGTCTGGGCGGATCGCGGGCGCGTCCTGCGCGTGTTCCAGAACCTCTTGGACAACGCCATCAAGTTCACCCCGCGCGGCGGCAGCCTGCTGCTGCGCGCCGAGCCGTGGGGGGACTTCATGCGCTTCTCCGTGTCGGACACGGGGCCGGGCATCGAGCCGGCGGCGCTGCCGCACGTGTTCGATCGCTTCTGGCAGGCCCGCCACGCGCGCAAGGCGGGGGCGGGGCTGGGCCTGGCCATCGTCAAGAGCGTGGTGGAGGCCCACGGCGGGCTCGTCAAGGTCGAGAGCCCGCCGGGGCAGGGCGCCACGTTCGCGTTCACCCTGCCGCTCGCGACGCCCCAGCCTCCGGCTCAAGCCTCAGTGTGA
- a CDS encoding cyclic nucleotide-binding domain-containing protein, whose product MSLLSARILSLFAPKQRGAQAPAGDAQASDSRLGDVHTAWAAPPMWTRFYPAGQVVVREGEAGRSMFVVLGGRVSVVREARDGARDEVGQLGAGEFFGELAMLTGTPRTASVVALESTELLEITEAGVKEAEERYGVKGEAIVEACRARLLADALRSSPLLAGLSTELRCQLGSAFVPCTLDAGTSLLTRGKPGNALYLLLRGRCEVFHTYEDGRVTSYPELVEGALFGEISLLRSRLATATVRTLTPCTLLRLDRDVFEKFFLSQPELRGALVRMGLQRLKHTMEVMGLDAEVPTGAGAPTPRGG is encoded by the coding sequence ATGTCCTTGCTGAGTGCACGCATCCTGTCCCTCTTCGCGCCCAAGCAACGCGGCGCACAGGCGCCCGCGGGCGACGCGCAGGCGAGCGACTCGCGCCTGGGCGACGTGCACACGGCCTGGGCGGCCCCTCCCATGTGGACGCGCTTCTATCCCGCGGGCCAGGTGGTGGTCCGCGAGGGAGAGGCCGGCCGCTCCATGTTCGTCGTCCTGGGCGGGCGCGTGTCCGTGGTGCGCGAAGCGCGGGATGGCGCGCGCGACGAGGTGGGGCAGCTGGGCGCCGGTGAGTTCTTCGGCGAGCTGGCGATGCTCACCGGGACGCCGCGCACCGCCAGCGTGGTGGCCCTGGAGAGCACCGAGCTCTTGGAGATCACCGAGGCGGGCGTGAAGGAAGCCGAGGAGCGCTACGGCGTGAAGGGCGAGGCCATCGTCGAGGCCTGCCGCGCCCGGCTGCTCGCGGACGCGCTGCGCAGCAGCCCCCTGCTCGCGGGACTCTCCACCGAGCTGCGCTGCCAACTGGGCAGCGCGTTCGTGCCCTGCACCCTGGACGCCGGTACGTCCCTCCTGACGCGCGGCAAGCCGGGCAACGCGCTGTACCTGCTCCTGCGCGGGCGCTGCGAGGTCTTCCATACCTACGAGGATGGCCGGGTGACGTCCTACCCGGAGCTGGTGGAGGGGGCGCTCTTCGGGGAGATCTCCCTGCTGCGCAGCCGCCTGGCCACGGCCACGGTGCGGACCCTCACGCCGTGCACGCTGTTGCGGCTGGACCGCGACGTCTTCGAGAAGTTCTTCCTCAGCCAACCCGAGCTGCGCGGCGCGCTCGTGCGCATGGGGCTCCAGCGCCTGAAGCACACCATGGAGGTGATGGGCCTGGACGCCGAGGTGCCTACGGGCGCAGGAGCACCAACTCCACGCGGCGGTTGA
- a CDS encoding OmpA family protein encodes MPASSRRPDVPCCQAVVILSSFKALLVLLLGLLASVARAAEPTREDAVREELERQLREMVPESPTEVVLSFEGFAPEEGYKVVETDFVLDGKPLAVPSVEELNAAGPHRLAVVKVEPGEHTLVSRVSLANDSWSLFSATNGFLWKLTASVGFQSQRGLRVLVKVVPAVVPNAPDPRLKLKLGHQVTAEMMKPVQEVSQAELHPDAGTPTPRVQAPASPPTPTARPGRLVLKVTAKKKPVAATVFVRGAAAPTKVSVDAKARKPADVAVTAGTYNVDVVAQGFLAQTRRVQLAAGAESALAFALVPQPKPAQRATVKGNHVELPTPLGFPEQKPAPDKASLATVDLVVDVLVRESGTRLRIEGHTDGQEVPAAARKGLSEARAKAVAELLTRAGVDPARVETAGLGDSRPKAPNLIPRGRQLNRRVELVLLRP; translated from the coding sequence ATGCCTGCATCCTCCCGACGCCCTGATGTGCCATGCTGTCAGGCCGTCGTGATCCTGTCCTCCTTCAAAGCCCTCCTGGTCCTCCTGCTGGGCCTGCTGGCCAGCGTGGCGCGCGCCGCCGAGCCGACGCGCGAGGACGCAGTGCGCGAAGAGCTGGAGCGCCAGCTTCGCGAGATGGTCCCCGAGTCCCCCACCGAGGTGGTCCTCTCGTTCGAGGGCTTCGCTCCCGAGGAGGGCTACAAGGTCGTCGAGACCGACTTCGTCCTCGACGGCAAGCCGCTGGCGGTGCCCTCGGTGGAGGAGCTGAACGCGGCGGGTCCGCATCGGCTCGCGGTGGTGAAGGTGGAGCCGGGCGAGCACACCCTGGTGTCGCGCGTGAGCCTCGCGAACGACTCATGGAGTCTGTTCAGCGCGACCAACGGCTTCTTGTGGAAGCTCACCGCCTCGGTCGGCTTCCAGTCGCAGCGGGGGCTGCGCGTGCTGGTGAAGGTCGTCCCCGCCGTGGTCCCCAACGCGCCGGATCCGCGCCTCAAGCTCAAGCTCGGGCACCAGGTGACGGCGGAGATGATGAAGCCCGTCCAGGAGGTCTCGCAGGCGGAGCTTCATCCAGATGCGGGCACGCCAACGCCGCGCGTCCAGGCCCCGGCGTCTCCTCCGACGCCCACCGCGCGACCCGGGCGGCTGGTGCTGAAGGTGACCGCCAAGAAGAAGCCCGTGGCCGCCACCGTCTTCGTGCGAGGTGCCGCGGCGCCCACGAAGGTGTCGGTGGACGCCAAGGCCCGCAAGCCCGCGGACGTCGCGGTCACGGCGGGCACCTACAACGTCGACGTGGTGGCGCAGGGCTTCCTCGCCCAGACGCGCCGCGTGCAGCTCGCCGCGGGCGCGGAGTCCGCGCTGGCGTTCGCGCTGGTGCCCCAGCCCAAGCCCGCCCAGCGCGCGACGGTGAAGGGCAACCACGTGGAGCTGCCCACCCCCCTGGGCTTCCCCGAGCAGAAGCCCGCTCCCGACAAGGCGTCCCTGGCGACCGTGGACCTGGTGGTCGACGTGCTGGTGCGCGAGTCGGGAACGCGCCTGCGCATCGAGGGGCACACGGACGGTCAGGAGGTGCCGGCCGCCGCGCGCAAGGGCCTGTCCGAGGCGCGGGCCAAGGCGGTCGCCGAGCTGCTGACGCGGGCGGGCGTGGATCCGGCTCGGGTGGAGACCGCGGGCCTGGGCGACAGCCGGCCCAAGGCCCCCAACCTCATTCCCCGCGGTCGGCAGCTCAACCGCCGCGTGGAGTTGGTGCTCCTGCGCCCGTAG
- a CDS encoding HlyD family efflux transporter periplasmic adaptor subunit, which produces MPPAPSSPSQDHSTSPRRGRWAWIALPLVALLVGVGLWARSPGDIQGGVLVQMGERVPFEAGAEGQLQELLVGPGQPVEEGQVLARLATQGGPVALKAPRTGVVGDVRANPGDAVRPGQLLLWLVAPNALPSLVALFPERYRGDLAPGMTLRYRIPGIPSVIETTIESVEPPEAARAVSQGQPWPGMAPGEAAVLVRAHVPSRTYLIDGRSHVYMDGMMGKATVPRR; this is translated from the coding sequence GTGCCCCCTGCCCCATCGAGTCCGTCGCAGGATCATTCGACATCCCCACGCCGCGGGCGCTGGGCCTGGATCGCGCTGCCCCTCGTCGCGCTGCTCGTCGGCGTGGGGCTGTGGGCGCGCTCCCCTGGGGACATCCAGGGGGGCGTGCTCGTGCAGATGGGCGAGCGAGTTCCCTTCGAGGCGGGCGCCGAGGGGCAGCTCCAGGAGCTCCTCGTGGGGCCGGGGCAGCCGGTGGAGGAAGGACAGGTGCTCGCGCGCCTCGCGACACAGGGAGGCCCGGTGGCGCTCAAGGCGCCTCGGACTGGCGTGGTGGGCGACGTGCGCGCGAACCCCGGCGATGCGGTGCGGCCAGGGCAGCTGCTGTTGTGGCTGGTGGCACCGAACGCCTTGCCCTCCCTCGTCGCGCTGTTCCCGGAGCGCTATCGCGGAGACCTCGCGCCCGGCATGACGCTGCGCTACCGGATCCCCGGCATCCCCTCCGTCATCGAGACGACCATCGAGTCCGTGGAGCCGCCCGAGGCCGCCCGCGCGGTCAGCCAGGGGCAGCCGTGGCCGGGCATGGCCCCGGGCGAGGCGGCCGTCCTGGTGCGGGCCCACGTGCCCTCGCGCACGTACCTCATCGATGGGCGCTCGCATGTGTACATGGACGGGATGATGGGCAAGGCGACGGTGCCTCGACGCTAG
- a CDS encoding SDR family oxidoreductase, whose translation MSRKVALITGASMGLGEQFAECFARDGHDVILVARSAERLQTLATRLEKDHGIRAHVLPADLTQPETPERLFEDVNARGLEVEFLVNNAGFGSAGAFLELDLAREAEMVEVNCTALLKLTHLFVRPMRERGSGRVLNIASTAGFQPGPYMATYYATKAFVVSFSEALAYELKDSAVTVTCACPGATRTEFASRAGTEKSRLFQRPGVAQASDVASDAYRAMMKGRVLSVHGLANWFGMEMVRFSPRALVRSIAAGLNQKS comes from the coding sequence ATGTCGCGCAAAGTGGCCCTCATCACGGGCGCATCCATGGGTCTGGGCGAGCAGTTCGCGGAGTGCTTCGCGCGGGATGGGCATGACGTCATCCTCGTGGCGAGGAGCGCCGAGCGCCTCCAGACGCTCGCCACGCGGCTGGAGAAGGATCACGGCATCCGCGCGCACGTGCTGCCCGCGGACCTCACTCAGCCCGAGACCCCCGAGCGCCTCTTCGAGGACGTGAATGCCCGAGGCCTGGAGGTGGAGTTCCTCGTCAACAACGCGGGCTTCGGCTCCGCGGGTGCCTTCCTCGAGTTGGACCTGGCTCGGGAGGCGGAGATGGTGGAGGTCAACTGCACGGCGCTCCTCAAGCTCACGCACCTCTTCGTTCGCCCCATGCGCGAGCGAGGCAGCGGGCGCGTGCTGAACATCGCGTCCACCGCGGGCTTCCAGCCGGGTCCGTACATGGCCACGTACTACGCGACCAAGGCCTTCGTGGTGTCGTTCTCGGAGGCGCTGGCGTACGAGCTGAAGGACTCCGCCGTGACGGTGACGTGCGCATGCCCGGGTGCGACGCGCACCGAGTTCGCGTCGCGGGCAGGCACGGAGAAGTCCCGCCTGTTCCAGCGGCCCGGCGTCGCCCAGGCCTCGGACGTCGCCTCGGATGCATACCGGGCGATGATGAAGGGCCGGGTGCTGTCCGTGCACGGCCTGGCCAACTGGTTCGGCATGGAGATGGTGCGCTTCAGCCCGCGCGCGCTGGTGCGTTCCATCGCCGCGGGGCTCAACCAGAAGTCCTGA